In Oncorhynchus tshawytscha isolate Ot180627B linkage group LG23, Otsh_v2.0, whole genome shotgun sequence, the following proteins share a genomic window:
- the LOC121840645 gene encoding uncharacterized protein LOC121840645, whose product MALGVRVFVSRHVKHNAVSLKTQKEAGTEHFNCARRGPSRVVLRVTVSNPGSGHCGYPGSGHCGYPGSGHCIKPRVRSLWIPWVGSLYQTQGQVTVDTLGRVTVDTLGRVTVSKGRVPGSWSLWIPWVGSLWIPWVGSLWIPWVGSLWIPWVTVDTLGRVTVDTLGRVTVDTLGRVTVDTLGRVTVDTLGRVTVDTLGRVTVDTLGRVTVDTLGRVTVDTLGRVTVDTLGRVTVDTLGRVTVDTLGRVTVDTLGRVTVDTLGRVTVDTLGRVTVDTLGHCGYPGSGHCGYPGSGHCGYPGSGHCGYPGSGHCGYPGSGHCGYPGSGHCGYPGSGHCGYPGSGHCGSPWVRSLWIPWVRSLWIPWVTVDTLGQVTVDTLGQVTVDTLGQVTVDTLGQVTVDTLGQVTVDTLGQATHTVSTGKPQ is encoded by the exons ATGGCACTGGGTGTACGGGTCTTTGTTAGCCGTCACGTTAAGCACAATGCAGTTTCTCTTAAGACTCAAAAGGAAGCAGGTACAGAGCACTTCAACTGTGCCAGAAGGGGACCGAGCCGAGTGGTGTTGCGGGTCACTGTATCAAACCCAGGGTCAGGTCACTGTGGATACCCTGGGTCGGGTCACTGTGGATACCCTGGGTCAGGTCACTGTATCAAACCCAGGGTCAGGTCACTGTGGATACCCTGGGTCGGGTCACTGTATCAAACCCAGGGTCAGGTCACTGTGGATACCCTGGGTCGGGTCACTGTGGATACCCTGGGTCGGGTCACTGTATCAAAGGGTCGGGTCCCAGGGTCCTGGTCACTGTGGATACCCTGGGTCGGGTCACTGTGGATACCCTGGGTCGGGTCACTGTGGATACCCTGGGTCGGGTCACTGTGGATACCCTGGGTCACTGTGGATACCCTGGGTCGGGTCACTGTGGATACCCTGGGTCGGGTCACTGTGGATACCCTGGGTCGGGTCACTGTGGATACCCTGGGTCGGGTCACTGTGGATACCCTGGGTCGGGTCACTGTGGATACCCTGGGTCGGGTCACTGTGGATACCCTGGGTCGGGTCACTGTGGATACCCTGGGTCGGGTCACTGTGGATACCCTGGGTCGGGTCACTGTGGATACCCTGGGTCGG GTCACTGTGGATACCCTGGGTCGGGTCACTGTGGATACCCTGGGTCGGGTCACTGTGGATACCCTGGGTCGGGTCACTGTGGATACCCTGGGTCGGGTCACTGTGGATACCCTGGGTCGGGTCACTGTGGATACCCTGGGTCACTGTGGATACCCTGGGTCGGGTCACTGTGGATACCCTGGGTCGGGTCACTGTGGATACCCTGGGTCAGGTCACTGTGGATACCCTGGGTCAGGTCACTGTGGATACCCTGGGTCAGGTCACTGTGGATACCCTGGGTCAGGTCACTGTGGATACCCTGGGTCAGGTCACTGTGGATACCCTGGGTCAGGTCACTGTGGATCACCCTGGGTCAGGTCACTGTGGATACCCTGGGTCAGGTCACTGTGGATACCCTGGGTCACTGTGGATACCCTGGGTCAGGTCACTGTGGATACCCTGGGTCAGGTCACTGTGGATACCCTGGGTCAGGTCACTGTGGATACCCTGGGTCAGGTCACTGTGGATACCCTGGGTCAGGTCACTGTGGATACCCTGGGTCAggccacacacacagtttcaaCTGGAAAGccacaataa
- the LOC112236077 gene encoding NADH dehydrogenase [ubiquinone] flavoprotein 1, mitochondrial-like, which produces MAGRMLTLRRMLASTGAHSAAAQQCVSPHLAQRYSTAAKQQENPKKTTFGPLSDQDRIFTNLYGRHDWSLKGALRRGDWYKTKEILLKGTDWILNEVKVSGLRGRGGAGFPTGMKWGFMNKPSDGRPKYLVVNADEGEPGTCKDREIMRHDPHKLVEGCLVAGRAMGAHNTQVSSYIYIRGEFYNKFSNTQIRVAINEAYSAGLIGKNACGSGYDFDVFVMRGAGAYICGEETALIESLEGKQGKPRLKPPFPADIGVFGCPTTVANVETVAVAPAICRRGGAWFASFGRERNAGTKLFNISGHVNTPCTVEEEMSIPLRELIDRHAGGVRGGWDNLLGVIPGGSSTPIIPRSVCDDVMMDFDDLVRAESALGTAAVIVMDKSTDVIRAIARLVEFYKHESCGQCTPCREGVDWMDKMMWRFVRGDAANSEIDMIWELSKQIEGHTICALGDGAAWPVQGLVRHFRPVMESRISEYHKKNPAREADIEMI; this is translated from the exons ATGGcaggaag GATGCTGACGCTACGTCGGATGCTAGCGAGCACAGGTGCGCACTCGGCCGCGGCGCAGCAGTGCGTCTCGCCTCACCTGGCCCAGCGCTACAGCACCGCAGCAAAGCAACAG GAGAATCCAAAGAAGACTACATTTGGGCCCTTGAGTGATCAAGACCGAATTTTCACAAACTTGTATGGCCGTCATGACTGGAG TCTGAAGGGTGCTCTGCGTCGGGGTGACTGGTATAAGACTAAAGAGATCCTCCTGAAGGGGACAGACTGGATCCTGAATGAGGTCAAGGTGTCTggtctgagagggagaggaggagctggcTTCCCTACCGGCATGAAGTGGGGCTTCATGAACAAACCCAGCGACGGcag ACCTAAGTACCTGGTAGTGAATGCAGATGAAGGAGAGCCAGGGACGTGTAAGGACAGAGAGATCATGCGTCACGACCCTCACAAGCTGGTAGAGGGCTGCCTGGTGGCTGGGAGGGCCATGGGAGCCCACAATACACAGGTCAGTTCTTACATCTACATCAGAGGAGAGTTCTACAACAAGTTCTCCAATACACAGATCAGA GTGGCGATAAACGAGGCGTATTCAGCAGGGTTGATAGGCAAGAACGCGTGTGGCTCTGGGTACGACTTTGATGTGTTTGTGATGCGGGGGGCAGGAGCCTACATCTGTGGGGAGGAGACGGCCCTCATCGAGTCCCTGGAGGGCAAGCAGGGGAAACCCAGACTCAAACCACCCTTCCCCGCTGACATAG GGGTGTTCGGATGCCCAACAACAGTTGCTAATGTGGAGACGGTTGCCGTGGCGCCTGCTATCTGTCGTCGAGGTGGAGCGTGGTTTGCGAGCttcgggagagagaggaatgctgGGACAAAGCTGTTCAACATCTCTGGTCACGTAAACACTCCGTGCACAGTAGAGGAAGAGATGTCCATTCCTCTCAGAGAACTCATAGACAGAcacgcag GAGGTGTGAGGGGTGGCTGGGACAACCTACTGGGAGTGATCCCTGGAGGCTCCTCCACACCCATTATCCCTCGCTCTGTGTGTGATGATGTCATGATGGATTTTGATGACCTCGTCCGCGCAGAGTCCGCTCTGGGCACCGCCGCCGTCATCGTCATGGACAAATCT ACTGATGTAATCAGAGCCATCGCCCGTCTGGTTGAGTTCTATAAACATGAGAGCTGTGGCCAGTGCACCCCCTGCAGGGAAG GAGTGGACTGGATGGATAAGATGATGTGGCGGTTTGTGCGTGGCGACGCGGCCAACTCTGAGATTGATATGATCTGGGAGCTGAGTAAACAGATCGAGGGCCATACCATCTGTGCCCTGGGGGACGGAGCTGCATGGCCTGTACAG GGTCTGGTTCGCCACTTCCGTCCGGTCATGGAGAGCCGCATCTCGGAGTACCACAAGAAGAACCCTGCCAGGGAGGCTGACATTGAGATGATCTGA